A window of Acidobacteriota bacterium genomic DNA:
CTTCACGCTGGCAGCCATTTTCCCCATGGCCGGCCTGTCCCGGGATCGGGGAGGAGGGTCTTGGGCAGGCCGTCGAGGAGAGCTCATGGATGCAACAGAACGCTTGCGGCAAACCTTCGACCGGTTCCGGGAGGCGCTGTTCGCCTCGGACACGGCGTCGCTCCGGGAAATGCTGGCCGTGGACTACCGGGGTTTCGACCCGCGGGGGTTGCCCCAGGACCGGGAGGCGACCCTGGCGGCCTTCGGGCCCGGCGGGGTCCGTCTCAGCCGGTACGCGCTCGGCGAACTGGACGTCCGGGTCGTGGGGGACGCGGGCTTCATCACCGGGACCGGCGACCTGGCCGGGACGTGGGGTGACGCCCCTTTCACGCACCGGGTGCGGTTCGTGGACGTCTACCTCTTCCGGGACCGCCGCTGGCAGCTCTGGCTGTCCCAGGTGACGACCCTGGCCGACCCGTAAGTCGTGGCGCAAGCTTCAGCTTGCGCGAGCCATCAAGGCCGTTGCGCCAAC
This region includes:
- a CDS encoding nuclear transport factor 2 family protein, which produces MDATERLRQTFDRFREALFASDTASLREMLAVDYRGFDPRGLPQDREATLAAFGPGGVRLSRYALGELDVRVVGDAGFITGTGDLAGTWGDAPFTHRVRFVDVYLFRDRRWQLWLSQVTTLADP